In Candidatus Manganitrophus morganii, the genomic window ACCACCCGATTGGGACGGAGGAAATCTTCGATCGCCGATCCCTCCCGCAAAAACTCCGGATTCGAAACGATATCGAAGTCGAAATGTTCCTTCTGCTTGCTGCCGATAATGGAACGGAGCCGGTCTCCGGTTCCGACCGGAACGGTGCTCTTGGTCACGATCACCTTATAGCCGTTCATATGCTCGGCGATCGTCTCGGCGACCGTCTCAATATAGGAGAGATCGGCAAATCCGTCGCCCCGATCGGGGGTCCCGACGGCGATAAAAATCACCAGCGCCCCTTGGATCGCCTCGATGGTGTTGGTGCTGAAGGAAAGGCGTTTATTCTGAACGTTCTTTTTGACCAGCTCTTCCAGACCCGGCTCATAAATCGGGATGATCCCTTTTTTGAGCGCCGCGATCTTCGCTTCTTCCTTATCGACGCAGGTTACATTGACGCCGAACTCCGCAAAACAGGCCCCGGTGACAAGGCCGACATAGCCGGAGCCGATAACCGCAATATTCATCGCCTTTCCTCCGTGATTGATCTAAAGAGTATACGAGAAAGACAGAAAATTGACAAGACGAAAGATGATGTTTGACCACTTGTTCGTTGACTCCACCCCTGGAAAAGTGTAGTCTTAGCCCATTTAGACATGCATAAAAAGGAGTCGGCATGGGACTTTCCGAAGCGTCGGGTGAGATCATTCGGCGGACGATCCTGGAGAGCATCCAGGTCAAAGAGGCCATCGTCCGGAACATGATCCCGGAGATCGCCCAAGCGGCGGCCTGGATCGTTGCCTCTTATGGCAACGGCGGAAAACTTGTCCTTTTCGGAAACGGCGGAAGCGCCGGGGATGCCCAGCACATCGCGGCGGAGTTGGTCGGACGCTTCGAGCGGGAACGGCGCGCCCTCCCCGCCATCGCTTTGACGACGAACACCTCGACCCTCACCGCCATCGGCAACGATTACGGCTACAACAAGATTTTCTCCCGGCAGGTCGAGGCGTGGGTCCAGCCGGCCGATGTCGTCATCGGCATCAGCACCAGCGGGAATTCTCCCAACGTCCTGGAAGGGATCGCCGCCGCCAAATTGAAGGGGGCGAAGACGATCGGGTTGACCGGCGAGAAGGGGGGGAAGCTCGCCTCCCAAACCGATCTTTGTCTTAAAGTTCCCTCATCGAACACCGCCCGGATTCAAGAATCGCACATCATGATCGGCCACCTCCTCTGCTTGCTGCTCGAACAGCAGATCACCTAACCCTCGGACCCTCCATGTCGGGAACGCTCTATGTCGTCAGCACCCCGATCGGCAATCTCGAAGACATCACCCTCCGGGCGATCCGCATCCTGAAAGAGGTCGCGATCATCGCCGCGGAAGACACCCGCCACACCCAAAAGCTCCTCTCCCATTTCGACATCCACACCACGCTCACCAGCTATCACGACTTCAACAAGGAAGAGAAAACGCCGGTTCTCCTTTCCAAAATGGCGGAGGGGGCTTCGATCGCCATCGTCTCCGACGCCGGCACCCCCACCCTCTCCGATCCCGGTTTTTATTTGATTCGCGAAGCGATCCGCGCCGGCCTCCCCGTCAGCCCCATCCCCGGCCCCGCCGCCGCTCTTG contains:
- a CDS encoding D-sedoheptulose 7-phosphate isomerase gives rise to the protein MGLSEASGEIIRRTILESIQVKEAIVRNMIPEIAQAAAWIVASYGNGGKLVLFGNGGSAGDAQHIAAELVGRFERERRALPAIALTTNTSTLTAIGNDYGYNKIFSRQVEAWVQPADVVIGISTSGNSPNVLEGIAAAKLKGAKTIGLTGEKGGKLASQTDLCLKVPSSNTARIQESHIMIGHLLCLLLEQQIT
- the rsmI gene encoding 16S rRNA (cytidine(1402)-2'-O)-methyltransferase; the encoded protein is MSGTLYVVSTPIGNLEDITLRAIRILKEVAIIAAEDTRHTQKLLSHFDIHTTLTSYHDFNKEEKTPVLLSKMAEGASIAIVSDAGTPTLSDPGFYLIREAIRAGLPVSPIPGPAAALAALAVSGLPPDRFVFEGFLPKKKGARARRLEQLKPDPRTLIFYESPFRIVGLLEEIKTILGDRPVVVAREITKMFEEFIRGTVTEVLEKIGKKTVKGEITLVVGGNREE